From a region of the Castanea sativa cultivar Marrone di Chiusa Pesio chromosome 10, ASM4071231v1 genome:
- the LOC142612472 gene encoding uncharacterized protein LOC142612472 translates to MISWNVGLNDPRKRLVVKNLLWDWKCDVVCLQETKIASMNKQLVCSLWGCPYVDWAVLEANRTAGGILLMWDKRVLDKVEIMVGLFSVSVKWKGVGDGFIWACSGVYGPNENVERGLMWDELVGVQQCWRISWCCFGDFNIVRFPSERRGETRLSMAMEKFSEFVEDLNLVDLPLEGGSFTWSNGSDQPMMSRIDRALVTPDWEDHFPDVTQRILPRTVSDHNPILLEAGGMARGKSPFRFENMWLKSEGFVDRVQTWWNRHSFVGTPSFVLAKKLKALKEDIVQWNR, encoded by the coding sequence atgatttcatGGAATGTTGGTTTAAATGACCCTCGGAAACGTCTTGTGGTGAAGAACTTGTTGTGGGATTGGAAGTGTGATGTTGTCTGTTTACAAGAGACAAAGATAGCTAGTATGAATAAACAGCTGGTTTGTAGTTTGTGGGGCTGCCCATATGTGGACTGGGCTGTCTTGGAGGCTAATCGGACTGCTGGTGGTATTTTGCTTATGTGGGACAAAAGGGTTTTGGATAAGGTGGAGATTATGGTTGGTTTATTCTCAGTGTCGGTAAAGTGGAAAGGGGTGGGGGATGGGTTTATTTGGGCTTGCTCTGGCGTTTATGGCCCAAATGAGAATGTTGAGAGGGGTCTCATGTGGGATGAGCTAGTGGGAGTTCAGCAGTGTTGGAGGATTTCGTGGTGCTGCTTTGGGGACTTTAATATAGTTCGCTTTCCTAGCGAGCGTAGGGGAGAGACTCGTTTGTCCATGGCTATGGAAAAATTTTCTGAATTTGTTGAGGATCTCAACTTGGTTGATTTGCCTTTGGAAGGAGGTAGCTTTACTTGGTCCAATGGTTCTGATCAACCAATGATGTCTAGGATTGATAGAGCTTTGGTCACTCCTGATTGGGAGGATCATTTTCCAGATGTTACTCAAAGGATCTTACCCCGTACGGTCTCAGATCACAATCCAATTCTCTTGGAGGCAGGAGGAATGGCAAGGGGGAAGAGTCcattcagatttgaaaatatgtggttgaagtcGGAGGGATTTGTGGATAGAGTTCAAACCTGGTGGAATCGACATTCCTTTGTAGGTACTCCTAGTTTTGTGCTTGCGAAAAAATTAAAGGCTCTGAAAGAAGACATTGTGCAATGGAATCGCTGA